Proteins encoded by one window of Moorella humiferrea:
- a CDS encoding sugar phosphate isomerase/epimerase family protein yields MRASIYEFMKVGIVHFKAFPEVVNGTGPVVETLRRIAEDDFFTAVEVGWIKDIKQRTEAAHLLKIAHMEVCYACQPAIFSQKLNLNSFDPGERKRAIKQVFNCLKEASDLGASAVRIPAGKDPGPEKREEAKKLLVDSLAQICEYAKEMGDPAITLKIFDRDIDKESLIGHFRDAFDIAKELRPSYPKFGLLADLSHFPLLREKPEEALPLVKDYVMAFHIGNCVMKDRRHPLYGDLQPRFGVEDGEIDTKDVSAYFRLLANMGLIGPEKRPVLSAEVRPLLPGETSELILANAKRVIKEAWALA; encoded by the coding sequence TACGAGTTCATGAAGGTCGGGATTGTGCATTTTAAAGCTTTTCCCGAAGTAGTCAACGGTACCGGCCCGGTTGTTGAGACACTACGCCGCATCGCCGAAGACGACTTCTTTACCGCGGTGGAAGTCGGCTGGATCAAGGACATTAAACAGCGTACCGAAGCGGCCCATTTGTTAAAAATTGCCCATATGGAAGTATGTTATGCCTGTCAGCCGGCCATTTTTTCCCAGAAATTAAACCTGAACTCTTTCGATCCTGGCGAAAGGAAAAGGGCCATCAAGCAGGTCTTTAACTGTCTGAAGGAAGCCTCCGATTTAGGTGCTTCCGCTGTACGCATCCCCGCTGGTAAGGATCCCGGCCCGGAAAAGCGCGAGGAAGCCAAGAAGCTGCTAGTAGACTCCCTGGCACAGATCTGCGAGTATGCCAAAGAGATGGGTGACCCGGCCATCACCTTAAAGATTTTTGACCGGGATATTGACAAAGAATCCTTAATCGGCCATTTCAGGGATGCATTTGATATTGCTAAAGAACTCCGGCCCAGCTATCCTAAATTTGGGCTCCTGGCGGATCTGTCCCACTTCCCCCTGCTTCGGGAAAAGCCCGAGGAAGCCCTGCCCCTGGTAAAAGATTATGTAATGGCCTTCCACATCGGCAACTGCGTCATGAAGGACCGGCGACATCCCCTGTACGGCGATCTGCAGCCGCGCTTCGGTGTGGAAGACGGGGAAATAGACACCAAGGATGTCAGCGCCTATTTCCGCCTGCTGGCCAATATGGGCCTCATCGGTCCGGAGAAGCGACCGGTTTTAAGCGCCGAAGTGCGCCCGTTGCTTCCCGGTGAAACCTCAGAATTGATACTGGCCAATGCCAAGAGGGTCATTAAAGAAGCCTGGGCCCTGGCTTAA
- a CDS encoding zinc-dependent alcohol dehydrogenase, which translates to MDYKIPEKMKALVLFGPNDVRLVEKPVPKPGPGEVLVRVAACGICGTDVKIITKGMPKMPPYGEFTFGHEWAGTVVAVGDTVDEFKVGDRVAIEAHKGCGRCENCIDGKYTACLNYGRLDKGHRAAGMTVDGGFAEYAVQHVNSVYKIPDNISFNEATYVTTAGCALYAIDKSGGYIAGDTVLVIGPGPIGLSVVQGARALGAEKIILMGTREDRLAKGRKLGATHTINIREVADPVAEVMALTDGKGAERVFECGGNSQAFEYGIKSTKKGGVMVLVSFYKEPVTANLDYVVMNQISLLTVRGEGNQNCKRALSLMAQGKIDAKPIMTHAFPLEEFHKGLDYFVNRKDGAMKVVINP; encoded by the coding sequence ATGGACTATAAAATCCCGGAAAAAATGAAGGCCCTGGTTCTATTCGGACCTAACGATGTGCGTTTGGTTGAAAAGCCAGTCCCCAAACCCGGACCGGGCGAGGTGCTGGTGAGGGTGGCGGCCTGCGGCATCTGCGGTACCGATGTGAAAATTATAACCAAAGGTATGCCCAAGATGCCGCCCTACGGCGAGTTTACCTTTGGTCATGAATGGGCCGGTACGGTAGTGGCCGTTGGTGACACGGTAGACGAGTTCAAAGTGGGCGATCGGGTGGCCATTGAGGCCCATAAAGGCTGCGGCCGTTGCGAAAACTGCATCGACGGCAAGTATACCGCCTGCTTGAATTACGGACGCCTGGACAAAGGGCACCGGGCCGCCGGCATGACGGTCGACGGCGGTTTCGCCGAGTACGCCGTCCAACACGTAAATTCTGTTTATAAAATTCCCGATAACATTTCTTTCAACGAGGCCACCTATGTGACGACAGCCGGCTGCGCTCTGTACGCCATCGATAAGAGTGGCGGCTACATCGCCGGCGATACGGTTCTGGTTATCGGTCCCGGTCCCATCGGTTTGTCTGTGGTCCAAGGGGCCCGTGCCTTAGGGGCGGAAAAGATCATCCTTATGGGTACCCGTGAAGACCGTTTAGCCAAGGGTCGCAAGCTCGGCGCAACCCATACCATCAACATCCGCGAGGTTGCCGATCCCGTTGCCGAAGTCATGGCCCTTACCGACGGCAAAGGGGCCGAAAGGGTATTCGAGTGCGGCGGCAATTCCCAGGCCTTTGAATACGGCATCAAGTCGACTAAAAAAGGCGGCGTCATGGTCCTGGTGTCCTTCTATAAAGAGCCTGTCACGGCCAATCTTGACTACGTCGTCATGAACCAGATCAGCCTGTTGACGGTACGCGGTGAAGGCAACCAGAACTGCAAGCGCGCCCTGTCCCTGATGGCCCAGGGCAAAATCGACGCCAAGCCCATCATGACCCACGCCTTCCCGTTAGAGGAGTTCCACAAGGGGTTGGATTACTTCGTCAACCGTAAAGACGGGGCCATGAAGGTAGTTATCAATCCTTAA
- a CDS encoding Tm-1-like ATP-binding domain-containing protein, protein MPHKAIAIVATVDTKEAETRFLQEFIASRGWEAPVLDVSTYLPHSFKATYPREEICRLGGVEYKELPSLRRDAMMQTMGMGAARVLLDLYKQGELAGVLGIGGNQGTAIAAIAMRALPIGLPKVIVSTVASGNIRPYIEYKDIIMMFSVADLLGGPNTVSRTILSNAAGAVMGMASHGEPLRPGKQTVIATTAFGNTNAAVVAARENLVDLGYEVIAFHASGACGSAMEELIEAGLIQGVLDLTTHELLAEVFPEAGDIYTPMRPRLKAAGEKGIPMVISLGGLDYFCFGPAESIPPAYRGRPTHYHNPYNTNVRATKEELTRVGEELAARLNAARGPVAVMVPLKGWSENGRAGGPLHDPAADAALVAALEANLEPRVKIMKLDANINDPVFSSSAAAVMHQLMEVWLAGA, encoded by the coding sequence GTGCCGCACAAGGCAATTGCCATAGTTGCTACCGTCGATACAAAAGAAGCAGAAACCCGATTTTTACAGGAATTCATCGCTTCCCGGGGATGGGAGGCGCCGGTGCTGGACGTCAGCACCTATCTTCCTCACAGCTTTAAAGCCACCTACCCCAGGGAAGAGATTTGCCGATTGGGCGGAGTGGAATATAAGGAACTTCCCTCATTGCGCCGCGATGCCATGATGCAGACCATGGGAATGGGAGCGGCGCGGGTGCTGCTCGATCTTTACAAGCAGGGCGAACTGGCGGGCGTTCTGGGCATCGGCGGCAACCAGGGCACGGCCATTGCGGCCATCGCCATGCGAGCCCTGCCCATCGGGCTGCCCAAGGTGATCGTCTCGACGGTCGCATCCGGCAACATCCGTCCCTATATCGAGTACAAGGACATCATCATGATGTTCTCGGTGGCCGATCTGCTGGGCGGCCCCAACACTGTCAGCCGGACCATTTTGAGCAACGCCGCGGGAGCGGTCATGGGCATGGCGTCCCACGGAGAACCCTTAAGGCCCGGTAAACAGACGGTTATTGCCACTACCGCCTTCGGCAATACCAATGCGGCGGTCGTCGCCGCCCGGGAAAATCTGGTGGATTTGGGCTACGAAGTCATTGCCTTCCATGCGTCTGGCGCGTGCGGTTCGGCCATGGAAGAGTTGATCGAAGCCGGGTTGATCCAAGGAGTATTAGATTTAACTACCCATGAACTGCTGGCCGAGGTTTTCCCTGAAGCGGGCGACATCTATACGCCCATGCGGCCGCGCCTGAAGGCGGCAGGTGAAAAGGGCATTCCCATGGTGATCTCCCTTGGGGGGCTGGATTACTTCTGTTTTGGCCCGGCGGAGAGCATCCCTCCGGCCTACCGGGGACGGCCGACCCACTACCATAACCCCTACAACACTAACGTCCGGGCTACCAAAGAAGAGTTGACCCGGGTGGGCGAAGAGCTGGCCGCCAGGTTGAACGCGGCCCGGGGACCGGTGGCCGTCATGGTACCCCTCAAGGGCTGGTCGGAAAACGGCCGCGCCGGCGGGCCCCTCCACGACCCGGCGGCCGACGCCGCCCTGGTTGCGGCCCTGGAGGCCAACCTGGAACCCAGGGTGAAGATAATGAAACTGGACGCCAATATCAACGACCCGGTCTTTTCTTCCAGCGCGGCAGCCGTGATGCATCAATTAATGGAAGTCTGGCTGGCAGGCGCGTAA